One genomic window of Desulfovibrio aminophilus includes the following:
- a CDS encoding peptidylprolyl isomerase — protein sequence MSNPMVLIETPMGEILVELWPDKAPETVENFLKYVDDEFYDGLIFHRVIKGFMIQGGGMDMMMREKQTRGPVKNEARADTPNQIGTIAMARTPDPHSATAQFFINVADNQFLNHRDETPDGFGYCVFGKVMEGMDAVEKIAKVRTKTAGFHADVPSDPITIISAKRFEL from the coding sequence ATGAGCAATCCCATGGTCCTGATCGAGACGCCGATGGGCGAGATCCTGGTGGAACTCTGGCCCGACAAGGCCCCGGAGACGGTGGAGAACTTCCTCAAGTACGTGGACGACGAGTTCTACGACGGACTAATCTTCCACCGCGTCATCAAGGGCTTCATGATCCAGGGCGGCGGCATGGACATGATGATGCGCGAGAAGCAGACGCGCGGCCCGGTGAAGAACGAGGCCAGGGCCGACACGCCCAACCAGATCGGCACCATCGCCATGGCCCGCACCCCCGATCCCCACAGCGCCACGGCCCAGTTCTTCATCAACGTGGCCGACAACCAGTTCCTGAACCACCGCGACGAGACGCCGGACGGCTTCGGCTACTGCGTCTTCGGCAAGGTGATGGAGGGCATGGACGCCGTGGAGAAGATCGCCAAGGTCCGCACCAAGACCGCCGGCTTCCACGCCGACGTGCCGAGCGACCCCATCACGATCATCTCGGCCAAGCGCTTCGAGCTCTAG
- the xerC gene encoding tyrosine recombinase XerC — protein MSSTRGSASPPPLAEICQGFLAHLAAEKGFSAATLSAYENDLRLFAGHLAGRGVSLEEPETVTKEHVRGFLAELHRRGLKKSSVARKLSALRSFFRFLLRQRLVESDPVRGLSNPKQEKRHPRALNVDQAIGLMEAKLPPDPEGLRDLALAELLYGSGLRVSEAVGLDVNDLDTSSGVARVTGKGSKERLAPLSDAARTRLDRYLAQRHAFVTDPLEKALFLGRQGKRLNRRQAARIVEHLASLAGLPQHVHPHMLRHSFATHMLEAGADLRDIQELLGHERISTTQRYTHLNLQQIMAVYDKAHPRASSDEKKPREKEK, from the coding sequence ATGTCCTCGACCAGAGGGAGCGCTAGCCCGCCGCCCCTGGCCGAGATATGCCAGGGATTCCTGGCGCATCTCGCGGCCGAGAAGGGCTTTTCCGCCGCCACATTGTCGGCCTACGAAAACGACCTGCGCCTGTTCGCCGGGCATCTGGCCGGACGCGGCGTGTCCCTGGAGGAGCCGGAGACGGTCACCAAGGAGCACGTGCGCGGCTTTTTGGCCGAGCTGCACCGGCGGGGGCTCAAGAAGAGCAGCGTGGCCCGCAAGCTCTCGGCCCTGCGGAGCTTCTTCCGCTTCCTCCTGCGCCAGCGGCTGGTGGAGAGCGATCCCGTGCGCGGGCTCTCCAACCCCAAGCAGGAGAAGCGCCATCCGCGCGCGCTCAACGTGGACCAGGCCATCGGCCTGATGGAGGCCAAGCTGCCGCCGGACCCCGAGGGCCTGCGCGACCTGGCCCTGGCCGAGCTGCTCTACGGCTCCGGGCTGCGGGTCTCCGAGGCCGTGGGCCTCGACGTGAACGACCTGGACACCTCCTCGGGGGTGGCCCGGGTCACGGGCAAGGGCTCCAAGGAGCGTCTGGCCCCGCTTTCGGACGCGGCCCGGACGCGGCTGGACCGCTACCTGGCCCAGCGCCACGCCTTCGTCACCGATCCCCTGGAAAAGGCCTTGTTCCTGGGCCGCCAGGGCAAGCGCCTGAACCGGCGCCAGGCCGCGCGCATCGTGGAGCACCTGGCCTCCCTGGCCGGGCTGCCCCAGCACGTGCACCCGCACATGCTGCGCCACAGCTTCGCCACCCACATGCTTGAGGCGGGCGCGGACCTGCGTGACATTCAGGAGCTTTTAGGGCACGAGCGCATCAGCACGACGCAACGCTACACGCACCTCAACCTGCAGCAGATCATGGCGGTGTACGACAAGGCCCACCCCAGGGCCTCGTCCGACGAAAAAAAACCTCGGGAAAAGGAGAAATAA
- a CDS encoding diguanylate cyclase: protein MDDICPLRGQQAFLLSPDTELAELLTGLWPPECMRFTVFERGRRAIEHLFNDPPDLLVVDERLPDIGGAEVASLVKSENVYRQLPVVLVMDREGLDQPRDWDQVEVDDFLVRPLDPKETRARVNLTMLRAMRALDANPLSKLPGNTSILQRIQQCVDSGEDFALAYCDLDYFKSFNDKYGFSRGDEVLMMTARVIVNTIRAFGGVRSFVGHVGGDDFVFIMPPDLVEEACRRVVQSFDSIVPHFYDAEDRARGSIVSVDRQGVTRTFPIMAVSIAVVFSTEKRRLSHAGEAASIAMGLKKKAKENPKSCYVLDQRER from the coding sequence GTGGACGACATCTGCCCGCTGCGCGGACAGCAGGCCTTCCTCCTGTCCCCGGACACGGAGCTGGCCGAGCTGCTCACCGGGCTCTGGCCCCCGGAGTGCATGCGCTTCACGGTTTTCGAGCGCGGCCGCCGGGCCATCGAGCACCTCTTCAACGACCCGCCGGACCTGCTGGTGGTGGACGAGCGGCTGCCGGACATCGGCGGGGCGGAGGTGGCCTCCCTGGTCAAGAGCGAGAACGTCTACCGCCAGCTGCCCGTGGTCCTGGTCATGGACCGCGAGGGCCTGGACCAGCCCCGGGACTGGGATCAGGTGGAGGTGGACGACTTCCTGGTCCGGCCCCTGGACCCGAAGGAGACCCGGGCCCGGGTGAATTTGACCATGCTGCGGGCCATGCGCGCCCTGGACGCCAATCCGCTCAGCAAGCTGCCGGGCAACACGTCCATCCTCCAGCGCATCCAGCAGTGCGTGGACAGCGGCGAGGACTTCGCCCTGGCCTACTGCGACCTGGATTACTTCAAGTCCTTCAACGACAAGTACGGCTTCTCCCGGGGCGACGAGGTGCTCATGATGACCGCCCGGGTCATCGTCAACACCATCCGGGCCTTCGGCGGGGTGCGCTCCTTCGTGGGCCATGTGGGCGGCGACGACTTCGTCTTCATCATGCCCCCGGACCTGGTGGAGGAGGCCTGCCGCCGGGTGGTCCAGAGCTTCGACTCCATCGTGCCGCACTTCTATGACGCCGAAGACCGAGCCAGGGGCTCCATCGTCTCCGTGGACCGCCAGGGCGTCACGCGCACCTTTCCCATCATGGCCGTGTCCATCGCCGTGGTCTTCAGCACGGAGAAGCGCCGCCTGAGCCACGCGGGCGAGGCCGCCTCCATCGCCATGGGACTCAAGAAGAAGGCCAAGGAAAACCCCAAGAGCTGCTATGTCCTCGACCAGAGGGAGCGCTAG
- a CDS encoding HDOD domain-containing protein, with amino-acid sequence MEQDLKTSVKGQILSIKDLPTLPKVLDEVSRLVQDPNANTDEIAKIISRDQVLSAKVLKMVNSPVYGFPGRIGTVQHALVLLGFNVVRGIIISTSVFEMMVKAMEGLWEHSLGCALAANVVAKHAGLPDPEEFSVAGLLHDLGKVVGAVQLPELHEAVAAAVREKDLRWFEAERAVMGFGHDRVNAWLARHWNLPGNIREGMSHHHSPETAQLYPDTAAVVHVADFIVRVYEFGTGGDDQAAPLSRKALEMLKLKLSDLDRVLDEFAVQLADVSDLDLA; translated from the coding sequence ATGGAACAGGACCTGAAGACCTCGGTGAAGGGGCAGATCCTGTCCATCAAGGACCTGCCGACCCTGCCCAAGGTGCTGGACGAGGTCAGCCGCCTCGTGCAGGACCCCAATGCCAACACCGACGAGATCGCCAAGATCATCTCCCGGGACCAGGTGCTTTCGGCCAAGGTCCTCAAGATGGTCAACTCCCCGGTCTACGGCTTTCCCGGCCGCATCGGCACGGTGCAGCACGCCCTGGTGCTGCTCGGCTTCAACGTGGTCCGGGGCATCATCATCTCCACTTCGGTGTTCGAGATGATGGTCAAGGCCATGGAGGGGCTCTGGGAACACAGCCTGGGCTGCGCCCTGGCCGCCAACGTGGTGGCCAAGCACGCCGGGCTGCCCGACCCCGAGGAGTTTTCCGTGGCCGGGCTCCTGCACGACCTGGGCAAGGTGGTCGGCGCGGTGCAGCTGCCCGAGCTGCACGAGGCCGTGGCCGCCGCCGTGCGCGAGAAGGACCTGCGCTGGTTCGAGGCCGAGCGCGCGGTCATGGGCTTCGGCCACGACCGGGTCAACGCCTGGCTGGCCCGCCACTGGAACCTGCCCGGCAACATCCGCGAGGGCATGAGCCACCACCATTCCCCGGAAACGGCCCAACTCTATCCCGACACCGCGGCCGTGGTGCACGTGGCCGACTTCATCGTGCGGGTGTACGAGTTCGGCACCGGCGGCGACGACCAGGCCGCGCCGCTGTCGCGCAAGGCCCTGGAGATGCTCAAGCTCAAGCTGTCCGATCTGGACCGCGTGCTGGACGAGTTCGCGGTCCAGCTGGCGGACGTTTCGGACCTGGACCTGGCCTAG
- the dprA gene encoding DNA-processing protein DprA — protein sequence MSATPDQEFFASLALRHCPGLGPHRIAALLRACGTAYAAVREAASWNARGLAGPKISHAFRHEAWRPGAEAEYRAARAARMERLTWDDPRYPARLRELPDPPALLYYQGDAGLLASPAVAVVGARACTNMGLRAAEIISTGLSRLGVTVVSGLAEGIDRQAHLGGLSGPGSSIAVLGAGLDQDYPPRNADLREVLNKRGLVVTEFGPGVEPRPGHFPVRNRLISGLSLGVVVAEAAAKSGSLITARLALEQGREVFALPGPLGQPTFVGCLDLLKQGAILVETAEDILEALRRPLREALGDLPGPSAEFEPPDLPPARFPEALRPVPRPVRAAGRPRPPLPAVRPAPEPPADLPPLERRLLETLRRERRTHIDELCRLLELGSAEVGSALLLLEMKSLVRQWPGMNYTLFEDEEPYGS from the coding sequence GTGAGCGCCACCCCGGATCAGGAATTCTTCGCCAGCCTGGCCCTGCGGCATTGCCCCGGGCTGGGGCCGCATCGGATCGCGGCCCTGCTGCGGGCCTGCGGCACGGCCTACGCCGCCGTGCGCGAGGCCGCGTCCTGGAACGCTCGCGGGCTCGCGGGCCCCAAGATATCGCACGCCTTTCGGCATGAGGCCTGGCGGCCCGGAGCCGAGGCGGAATACCGCGCCGCCCGCGCCGCGCGCATGGAGCGGCTGACCTGGGACGACCCGCGCTATCCCGCCCGTCTGCGTGAACTGCCCGACCCGCCCGCGCTGCTCTATTACCAGGGCGACGCGGGCCTGCTGGCCAGTCCGGCCGTGGCCGTGGTCGGCGCGCGGGCCTGCACGAACATGGGCCTGCGCGCGGCCGAGATCATCAGCACCGGCCTGTCCCGCCTGGGCGTCACCGTGGTCTCCGGCCTGGCCGAGGGCATCGACCGCCAGGCCCATTTGGGCGGACTTTCGGGCCCGGGTTCGTCCATCGCGGTGCTCGGGGCCGGGCTGGATCAGGACTACCCGCCCCGCAACGCCGACCTGCGCGAGGTGCTGAACAAGCGCGGCCTGGTGGTCACGGAGTTCGGACCGGGCGTGGAGCCCCGTCCAGGGCATTTTCCGGTGCGCAACCGGCTCATCAGCGGGCTGTCCCTGGGCGTGGTGGTGGCCGAGGCGGCCGCAAAAAGCGGCAGCCTCATCACGGCCCGCCTAGCCCTGGAACAGGGCCGCGAGGTCTTCGCCCTGCCTGGACCCCTGGGCCAGCCCACCTTTGTGGGCTGCCTCGACCTGCTCAAGCAGGGCGCGATCCTGGTGGAGACGGCCGAGGACATCCTGGAGGCCCTGCGCCGCCCGCTGAGGGAAGCCCTGGGCGACCTGCCTGGGCCGTCGGCGGAGTTCGAGCCGCCGGACCTGCCCCCGGCCCGGTTCCCGGAGGCCCTCCGTCCCGTGCCGCGGCCCGTGCGCGCGGCGGGGCGGCCTCGGCCTCCGCTCCCGGCGGTCAGGCCCGCGCCCGAGCCGCCCGCCGACCTGCCGCCACTGGAGCGCCGCCTGCTGGAGACGCTCAGGCGGGAGCGCCGGACGCACATCGACGAATTGTGCCGCCTGCTGGAGCTGGGCAGCGCCGAGGTGGGGAGCGCCCTGCTCCTGCTGGAGATGAAGAGCCTCGTCCGGCAGTGGCCGGGCATGAACTACACCCTGTTCGAGGACGAGGAGCCTTACGGAAGCTGA
- the ybgF gene encoding tol-pal system protein YbgF: protein MRYPLAARPVLLGLCALAVTLLAGCAAKSDPAADGSAEWRLRSLEESFLQFQEAERSQEDRLKNLEARLEERLKRLETELEEVKAQQTATAGLAPAEPPLARSSEPRPWTQPPTTVQAPPPSASKSAKSAPAPAKIVPARAPSAKEIEAAYERGLKLVLADKPGPGRDALKEFLARYPDNSLAPNALYWIGETWYAQKDYIQAILTFKDVTQKYPRHPKASAALYKSALSYEATGDKTNAVFYLKALLDEYPRSEEAAPARARLKALGG, encoded by the coding sequence ATGAGATACCCGCTCGCGGCACGACCTGTTCTCCTGGGCCTCTGCGCGCTGGCCGTCACGCTTCTGGCCGGTTGCGCGGCCAAGTCCGATCCGGCGGCGGACGGCAGCGCCGAATGGCGTCTGCGCAGCCTGGAGGAGAGTTTTCTCCAGTTCCAGGAGGCCGAGCGTTCCCAGGAAGACCGCCTGAAGAATCTGGAGGCCCGCCTGGAGGAGCGCCTCAAACGCCTGGAGACGGAGCTGGAGGAGGTCAAGGCCCAGCAGACCGCCACGGCTGGCCTGGCCCCGGCCGAGCCTCCGTTGGCCCGCAGTTCCGAGCCCCGGCCCTGGACCCAGCCGCCCACCACTGTCCAGGCCCCGCCCCCGTCCGCGTCCAAGTCCGCCAAATCCGCGCCCGCTCCGGCCAAGATCGTTCCGGCCCGCGCGCCCTCGGCCAAGGAGATCGAGGCCGCCTACGAACGCGGGCTCAAGCTCGTCCTGGCGGACAAGCCCGGCCCCGGCCGCGACGCGCTGAAGGAATTCCTCGCCCGCTACCCGGACAACTCCCTGGCTCCCAACGCCCTCTACTGGATCGGCGAGACGTGGTACGCCCAGAAGGACTACATCCAGGCCATCCTGACCTTCAAGGACGTGACCCAGAAGTATCCCCGCCACCCCAAGGCCTCGGCCGCCCTGTACAAGAGCGCCCTGTCCTACGAGGCCACCGGCGACAAGACCAACGCCGTGTTCTACCTGAAGGCGTTGCTGGACGAGTACCCCCGGTCCGAGGAGGCCGCCCCGGCGCGGGCGAGGCTCAAGGCCCTGGGGGGATGA
- a CDS encoding chemotaxis protein CheA: protein MSQEFMDPEILADFFVEAKEHLETIEPNLLELEKNPTNLGLLNEIFRPMHSLKGASGFLGLNKINGLAHKAENILDELRQGGMAVTTEIMDVILAATDALRTMVENLETAGTEGDVDTAPIIARIEAALEGGAAPAEAPEPLAEAEPEPEPEPEPEAEPEAVSEDAATQAGARRAAIQVEADPDFDATPYALTTVGEGHLADFLEEAGEIIANLNQSLVDLESESGDRSGLVNDTFRYFHNLKGNSGIIGFRELNALTHEAETLLNRARKGEMPVSQGLVDLLLAAVDAIEAMIGKVDPKSGQVTPTDTSGLVSLLRQATESGEAAAPPRAEAEAPTEEPAPAAEPEPAPAPEAAPEAAAPSAEASAYDPEDVAVFESTVRQQIENVNLALEALRKDDSQVEYVDGLYRSLVTFQNSSGYMGLGELRDYAERTAKLVDQGRKSGIGFGMMLDILEQEFAILRDMVLKEVERIKGGQPAAPAPSAAPKAAAPKPEAKPKPEPKAEAPAAAPAPAAAPKPAAPKPAPKAAPKPAPRPDPGPPLPDNGRGAAPEPGKQKVSTTIRVDHQKLDHLMNLIGELIINRNRYSMLARALEEGQQEVHLVAQQLTETTYAMARISDDLQDTIMKVRMVPVQTVFSRFPRLVRDLSRKSGKEVELILEGEETELDKSVVEEIGDPLVHLVRNAVDHGLESEQDRVETGKKATGHVWLRAYHKGNSVAIEVEDDGRGIDPEKMRKVAVKKGLMSQEEAQALGDREAIELIFAPGFSSADKVTDISGRGVGMDVVKTNIKNLKGNVQTHSEVGKGTRITLTLPLTLAIIDALMVQVNGHTYAIPLDAVSETTKIETERLADVNKRKAVTLRGEVLGIVELSELLKLPSNEENREILPVVVIHDNDRRLGIVVDRLLERQEIVIKPLGHYLNAFDIKGISGATIMGDGSVVLILDPHEVYALSTLLAR, encoded by the coding sequence ATGAGTCAGGAATTCATGGATCCGGAAATACTTGCGGATTTCTTCGTAGAGGCCAAGGAGCATCTCGAAACCATCGAGCCGAACCTCCTGGAGCTGGAGAAGAATCCCACCAACCTGGGACTCTTGAACGAGATTTTCCGGCCCATGCACTCGCTCAAGGGCGCCTCGGGCTTTCTCGGCCTGAACAAGATCAACGGCTTGGCCCACAAGGCCGAGAACATCCTCGACGAGCTGCGCCAGGGCGGCATGGCCGTGACCACCGAGATCATGGACGTCATCCTGGCCGCCACGGACGCCCTGCGCACCATGGTCGAAAACCTGGAGACCGCGGGCACCGAGGGCGATGTGGACACCGCGCCGATCATCGCCCGCATCGAGGCCGCCCTGGAGGGGGGAGCCGCCCCGGCCGAAGCGCCGGAACCCCTGGCCGAGGCCGAGCCGGAGCCCGAGCCGGAGCCTGAACCCGAGGCGGAACCCGAGGCCGTTTCCGAGGACGCCGCGACCCAGGCCGGCGCCCGCCGCGCCGCGATCCAGGTGGAGGCCGACCCGGACTTCGACGCCACGCCCTACGCACTGACCACCGTGGGCGAGGGGCACTTGGCCGACTTCCTGGAGGAGGCCGGAGAGATCATCGCCAACCTGAACCAGTCCCTGGTGGACCTGGAGTCCGAGTCGGGCGACCGCTCCGGGCTGGTCAACGACACCTTCCGCTATTTCCACAACCTCAAGGGCAACAGCGGGATCATCGGTTTCCGCGAATTGAACGCCCTGACCCACGAGGCCGAGACGCTCCTCAACCGCGCGCGCAAGGGCGAAATGCCCGTGAGCCAGGGGTTGGTGGACCTGCTTCTGGCCGCCGTGGACGCCATCGAGGCCATGATCGGCAAGGTGGACCCCAAGTCCGGCCAGGTGACGCCCACCGACACCTCGGGTTTGGTGTCCCTGCTGCGCCAGGCCACCGAGAGCGGCGAGGCCGCCGCGCCGCCGCGCGCCGAGGCCGAGGCCCCGACGGAGGAGCCCGCGCCCGCCGCCGAACCTGAACCCGCGCCTGCTCCCGAGGCGGCTCCCGAGGCCGCCGCGCCCTCGGCCGAGGCCTCGGCCTACGATCCCGAGGACGTGGCCGTGTTCGAGTCCACGGTCCGGCAGCAGATCGAGAACGTGAATCTGGCCCTGGAGGCCCTGCGCAAGGACGACAGCCAAGTCGAATACGTGGACGGCCTGTATCGCAGCCTGGTCACCTTCCAGAACTCCTCCGGCTACATGGGCCTCGGGGAGCTGCGCGACTACGCCGAGCGCACGGCCAAGCTGGTGGACCAGGGCCGCAAATCCGGCATCGGCTTCGGCATGATGCTCGACATCCTGGAGCAGGAGTTCGCCATCCTGCGCGACATGGTGCTCAAGGAAGTGGAGCGGATCAAGGGCGGACAGCCCGCCGCGCCCGCTCCGTCCGCCGCGCCCAAGGCGGCGGCTCCGAAGCCCGAAGCCAAGCCCAAGCCCGAACCCAAGGCCGAGGCCCCGGCGGCCGCGCCCGCCCCGGCCGCGGCGCCCAAGCCGGCGGCCCCCAAGCCCGCGCCCAAGGCCGCGCCCAAGCCGGCCCCCCGGCCCGATCCCGGTCCCCCGCTGCCCGACAACGGGCGGGGAGCCGCGCCGGAACCGGGCAAGCAGAAGGTCTCCACCACCATCCGGGTGGACCACCAGAAGCTCGACCATCTCATGAATCTCATCGGCGAGCTGATCATCAACCGCAACCGTTATTCCATGCTGGCCCGGGCCCTGGAGGAGGGACAGCAGGAAGTGCACCTGGTGGCCCAGCAGCTCACCGAGACCACCTACGCCATGGCCCGCATCTCCGACGACCTGCAGGACACGATCATGAAGGTCCGCATGGTCCCGGTGCAGACGGTCTTCTCCCGCTTCCCGCGCCTGGTGCGCGATCTCTCCCGCAAGAGCGGCAAGGAGGTCGAGCTCATCCTGGAAGGCGAGGAGACCGAGCTGGACAAGAGCGTGGTGGAGGAGATCGGCGACCCGCTGGTGCACCTCGTGCGCAACGCCGTGGACCACGGCCTGGAGTCCGAGCAGGACCGCGTGGAGACGGGCAAGAAGGCCACCGGCCACGTCTGGCTGCGCGCCTACCACAAGGGCAACTCCGTGGCCATCGAGGTCGAGGACGACGGCCGGGGCATCGATCCCGAGAAGATGCGCAAGGTGGCGGTGAAGAAGGGGCTCATGAGCCAGGAGGAGGCCCAGGCCCTGGGCGACCGCGAGGCCATCGAGCTCATCTTCGCCCCGGGCTTCTCCTCGGCGGACAAGGTCACGGACATCTCCGGCCGCGGCGTGGGCATGGACGTGGTCAAGACCAACATCAAGAACCTCAAGGGCAACGTCCAGACCCATTCCGAGGTGGGCAAGGGCACGCGCATCACCCTGACCCTGCCCCTGACCCTGGCCATCATCGACGCCCTCATGGTCCAGGTGAACGGGCACACCTACGCCATCCCCCTGGACGCGGTCTCGGAGACCACCAAGATCGAAACCGAGCGTCTGGCGGACGTGAACAAGCGCAAGGCCGTGACCCTGCGCGGCGAGGTCCTGGGCATCGTGGAGCTCTCGGAACTGCTCAAGCTGCCCTCCAACGAGGAGAATCGCGAGATCCTGCCCGTGGTGGTCATCCACGACAACGACCGCCGACTGGGCATCGTGGTGGACCGCCTTCTGGAGCGCCAGGAGATCGTCATCAAGCCCCTGGGCCATTACCTGAACGCCTTCGACATCAAGGGCATCTCGGGGGCGACCATCATGGGCGACGGCTCGGTGGTCCTCATCCTGGACCCCCACGAGGTGTACGCCCTGTCCACCCTGCTGGCCCGCTGA
- a CDS encoding response regulator translates to MPKHILIVDDSKTVRNLVAFILKKEGFKVSTAEDGLDGLEKLYASEQVDLIVSDVNMPRMDGLSFIKTIREQDAYRDIPIVVLSTEGQEKDIQIGLAIGANLYMVKPAQPEKLVRNVKMLLG, encoded by the coding sequence ATGCCTAAACATATTCTGATTGTGGACGATTCCAAGACTGTGCGGAACCTCGTGGCCTTCATCCTCAAGAAGGAGGGTTTCAAGGTGAGCACGGCCGAGGACGGCCTGGACGGCCTGGAGAAGCTCTACGCCTCCGAGCAGGTGGACCTCATCGTCTCGGACGTGAACATGCCGCGCATGGACGGCCTGAGCTTCATCAAGACCATCCGTGAACAGGACGCCTACCGGGACATCCCCATCGTGGTTCTCTCCACCGAGGGCCAGGAAAAGGACATCCAGATCGGCTTGGCCATCGGCGCGAATCTCTACATGGTCAAGCCGGCCCAGCCGGAAAAGCTGGTCCGCAACGTGAAGATGCTCTTGGGCTAG
- a CDS encoding chemotaxis protein CheW — translation MKTPETYFIEDVKLPGEERGGALSQAEQAFLDKYVGLDQEKLLSKTPRVDPRGDAVMPGFAAKAEAWSEDEGTDAGFEARVREMSEVQLVSFAVDNREFALPIMVIQEVIKYVPPTKLPTAPSFIAGIINLRGKVTPLLRLRSLMGLPSGSGADDRFIVVCRHRGLQVGLMIQSVATMYRARHEDVDWGVAAHFGDSAEFLMGLLKNGDKLVSILSIDRLVEGVLRREGGPDA, via the coding sequence ATGAAAACACCTGAGACGTATTTCATCGAGGACGTGAAGCTGCCGGGCGAGGAGCGCGGCGGGGCCCTGTCGCAGGCCGAGCAGGCGTTCCTGGACAAGTACGTGGGCCTGGACCAGGAGAAGCTCCTCTCCAAGACTCCGCGCGTGGACCCGCGCGGAGACGCCGTGATGCCCGGATTCGCGGCCAAGGCCGAGGCCTGGTCCGAGGACGAGGGCACGGACGCGGGCTTCGAGGCCCGGGTCCGCGAGATGAGCGAGGTCCAACTGGTGAGTTTCGCCGTGGACAACCGGGAGTTCGCCCTGCCCATCATGGTCATCCAGGAGGTCATCAAGTATGTGCCTCCCACCAAGCTGCCCACGGCGCCCAGCTTCATCGCCGGAATCATCAATCTCCGGGGCAAGGTCACGCCGCTGCTGCGGTTGCGCAGCCTCATGGGCCTGCCCTCCGGGAGCGGCGCGGACGACCGCTTCATCGTGGTCTGCCGCCACCGGGGGTTGCAGGTGGGCCTGATGATCCAGTCCGTGGCCACGATGTACCGGGCCCGGCATGAGGACGTGGACTGGGGCGTGGCCGCCCATTTCGGCGACAGCGCGGAGTTTCTCATGGGGTTGCTGAAGAACGGGGACAAACTGGTGAGCATCCTGTCCATCGACCGTTTGGTGGAAGGCGTGCTGAGGCGCGAAGGAGGCCCCGATGCCTAA
- a CDS encoding ParA family protein, whose translation MGARILAVANQKGGVGKTTTALTLGAALARQGGRVLVMDLDPHGNASVHLTFYPENLDYTAYDLFHAEEDDAGVWERIVKRREGLVFDFVPGHIRLSELEVDLKDRKNKGLILTEALARVRDRYDFILLDCPPHVGVLLVNALVASDLVIIPIQTDFLALYGIRLLFDTIRLLNKVLPRPVRFMALATMHDRRASACRRILRLMRDKLGERVFETVINLDTRFRDACAQGRLVFELDPDTRGALEYTQLAKEIVSHENT comes from the coding sequence TTGGGAGCGAGGATACTGGCCGTGGCCAACCAGAAGGGCGGGGTGGGCAAGACCACCACGGCCCTCACGCTGGGAGCGGCGCTGGCCCGGCAGGGCGGCAGGGTCCTGGTCATGGACCTGGACCCCCACGGCAACGCCTCGGTGCACCTGACATTCTATCCCGAGAACCTGGACTACACGGCCTACGACCTGTTTCATGCCGAGGAGGACGACGCCGGGGTCTGGGAACGGATCGTCAAACGCCGCGAAGGTCTGGTGTTCGACTTCGTGCCGGGGCACATCCGGCTGTCCGAACTGGAGGTGGACCTCAAGGACCGCAAGAACAAGGGGCTGATTCTGACCGAGGCGCTGGCCCGGGTGCGCGACCGCTACGACTTCATCCTCCTGGACTGCCCGCCGCACGTGGGCGTGCTCCTGGTGAACGCATTGGTGGCCTCGGACCTGGTGATCATCCCGATCCAGACGGATTTTCTGGCGCTCTACGGGATCAGGCTTCTGTTCGACACGATCCGGCTCTTGAACAAGGTGTTGCCCAGGCCGGTGCGCTTCATGGCGCTGGCCACCATGCACGACAGGCGGGCCTCGGCCTGCCGGAGGATTCTGCGGCTCATGCGGGACAAGCTGGGAGAACGGGTCTTCGAGACGGTCATCAACCTGGACACGCGGTTCCGTGACGCCTGCGCCCAGGGGAGGCTGGTCTTCGAACTGGACCCGGACACCCGGGGGGCTTTGGAGTATACTCAACTTGCGAAAGAGATCGTGAGCCATGAAAACACCTGA